Proteins encoded by one window of Pecten maximus unplaced genomic scaffold, xPecMax1.1, whole genome shotgun sequence:
- the LOC117320325 gene encoding uncharacterized protein LOC117320325, with the protein SGQSITITGPSTLETPTSELRLTCTPSSAGITDISIIGLLRNSSSTDYQTVVSVRYSKATSSSVISWGNVVSQSRAGVSATGNVDTLSGAQLVFTIATNRTNCNDGGAYRCSMGVTLTGGSGGVAIAEKYITAKVQPISTNDMTVFPFPNVESVYYSVGSSLTFTCTGTVGSDKKPHTWCYKRATDQGYTGFTTAADINQNDNGLIQSGCNYQRTSTLTYNVTNDDTNTTFMCEPFTGTVCGSNPASLIAYKSIRRYEPTTTTPALAPKTDDVTPWIIVAVIFIMATVVLSIIVAFLCRKVLEYKERLHQSVNYEVVNSGFSGNDEHVYNTTDNYEIPQI; encoded by the exons TGTCCGGTCAGTCTATCACCATAACAGGACCAAGTACCTTGGAAACACCAACATCAGAACTCAGACTTACCTGTACTCCAAGCTCAGCCGGTATCACAGATATCAGTATTATTGGTCTTCTGAGAAATTCTAGCTCTACAGATTATCAAACAGTAGTGTCTGTTAGATATAGTAAAGCCACCTCATCCTCAGTAATCAGCTGGGGTAACGTTGTCAGTCAGAGCAGAGCGGGGGTGTCAGCCACAGGAAATGTGGACACGTTATCTGGAGCTCAGCTTGTGTTTACAATTGCCACAAATAGGACAAACTGTAATGATGGCGGAGCTTACCGATGTTCTATGGGAGTCACTCTGActggtggtagtggtggtgtaGCGATAGctgaaaaatatatcacagctaAAG TTCAACCGATATCCACTAACGACATGACCgtgtttcccttccccaatgTGGAGAGTGTATATTACTCCGTGGGATCCTCGCTTACATTCACATGTACTGGCACTGTAGGAAGTGACAAAAAACCCCACACATGGTGTTACAAGCGTGCCACCGACCAAGGATATACT GGTTTCACGACTGCAGCTGACATTAATCAGAATGATAACGGTTTGATACAGTCCGGGTGTAACTACCAACGTACCAGTACACTTACCTACAATGTGACAAATGACGACACCAACACCACGTTTATGTGTGAACCGTTCACTGGAACTGTGTGTGGCTCAAATCCAGCTTCACTCATAGCATACAAATCCATCAGAAGAT ACGAACCTACAACTACGACGCCTGCTTTGGCTCCAAAAACAG ATGACGTCACACCCTGGATCATCGTCGCTGTTATATTCATCATGGCGACTGTCGTCCTCAGTATCATTGTTGCCTTCCTCTGTCGTAAAGTATTAGAATATAAAG AACGTTTACATCAAAGCGTTAATTACGAGGTGGtgaacag